The DNA sequence AGCTTATGGATAAAAGTAACAATGATTATGGTGacgataatgatgatgaaaataaaagtGGCCAAAAATTTTCAGCTGAAAATAATGTCGATTATGGTGACAACCAGACTGAAgtaccaaataaaaataaaaacgaaagaGTGAGTCAAATGAAAAATGATATTGATGTAGAAAGTTATGAAAAACTGTCAGAGAAGCTACTTTTagctaaaaaaaagaaaaaggaaaGTATTTTAAACGAATCGGATTATGAAACAGGTGACgacgaaattaataaaaatatataaaggaaTGTCATAAAAGttgaaggaaaataaaaaatacgtttaaccttaaattagtttatttaaaatttatcgttattattaTCTATCACATTAAAGACACGTTTGTATGTCTCGTTTAACATAGCATGTTTCACAAATAACTTCGCAGCACCATTTGAACTGACAATTGCAGTTCTCAGCCTCCCTTATAGTCGTCTGGATGTAACCTCTCCTACAACAGAGTTGGTCACAACTATCTGTTCCTGCAGAACTTATATTACATTGACGTCCTTCGGTGCCAAGAGACCCAGTCTTTATGTTCGCAGTACAAAAATCTGGGGATTCTTCGGAGTATATAATATCTTTCTTGCCAGGTCTCTTAATGTTAGGGCTTTCTGGCATAAAGCTATCACCGTCGTTGCTTGAAATAACCTACACAGAAATTgacaattcaataataaaatctttcttGTTACTTCAATTGGCTGGCACTAAGTGATAGTCAGGGTTTCTCGAAGTATTATTCTTACTTAGTACAAACTTTCAACTAATATGTGGTATTTTATGTAGCgttgagtaaataaaaaaggaagtCGTTTACTTAACTATAAAGGTTAATActttcaaagtttcatataacTTATTACCTTAGCAGCACCTTCAAATCTATCTCGTAATCTATCGCCCACTTCTCTGAAAGTGGGCATTCTCCACCAGCAAGTTCGAAGAGTACAAGAACCGGATAAACCATGACATTTGCATTCCACCctcatgttattttttattgcctaaaagtaaataaaaaatatacagaacagtaaaaatagttacataaaataatgtcatattttttttttttactagtatAGATCAtgtttgatttaattaataaatattatacactaCATAGTTAAAGGAAATCCTCTCGTTAACATTAGCCGATATGAAAAATTCTTACTAACCAACCTCCCAGCGTTGTGATTGTGGAGTTTGATCAAGTTCTTTATGTCACTTTTCTTCTTGTACCGGCTGTCCATGAACTCTCTGGACTTCTGCAAGCCGAAGCGAACGTTGTCGCTGCACCCTCCCCATTGCCACCTATCCGTCTGCGCAGAAGACGGGGATTGGGGTATTTGAGCCACCCTCCCACGACGGGGTTTCGGGACTTCCTAAAAATAGTAATCGATCAGTTCTTGTGATTCATTTacactgtaaaaattaaatattagcttggttttgtaataaataattgctaGAGCTAAAAATCTATAAAGAAAACGCTATACTTCTCATAGTATTCACCATTAATATCAATGAAAGTAACCATAAATGAATTTTAGCTATTTAGACTAGCTCACGATGGCAAAATTTGAAGCGAAATAAAATTTCGAGACAAAAAAccaagtattatttaatttttttttgtatgatataCAATTCTTTATAGAATAAAACAAACCTTTTGACACGAGCATTCCAACAGCGATCCCGCTGTACAAGCTCTTGTGATGGCGTACGTAACGCCGGCCGCTGTGATCGCATTTACAAACCCCGTTTCCCTCGTATCTGGAACAAATAGaggtaatattaatataggttAAGGATATCTgagtattaattataatttttttcttttatcaataataaaaaaaaaataaagaacaacAATTTTATCATAAGCTAGTGATTCGAGATGATTGAAGCCAGAGAGTTACAAAATATAGGTGATGGCGATTAGCTACTTCATCAATCTTGTTTTATTGACTGATGTCAGTAATCATAGCGCATACATATGCGTTAAAATGCGTTTAGTATTTCAAAATCTTTTACGATTCTAATGACCCATTCAATGCTTATTGTTTGAAAGAAATTTACGTTTCAAATGCAGTTACAACTGACAATGATTATGTAACGACACTTCAGGATTTTATGGACACTTTTGCCGACGATTCGTCACAGCAATGAGCTAGGGCTTGAACAGAAATAAAATCCTGAAGCATAAAGCACCAACACAATACAGAGTTAAGCTGTTGACCTAAAAATCAATATTCACACGGCCGCTGTAATAAACAACGATGGGCTTCACGAATCGAAGGCTGCATCCATAAAACATGGGAGCGTGACACACTGCTCTTTATAATCAGGAGTATTTATTGACAGTACTTAATTATTCAAAAccataatttttcaaatatacaaTTCGatcaaactaaataataaaaagaaattccattaaaaacattttcttgCTTGccatttaacatttatttaaacaacaCATTTCTAATGTTAAAGAATACATTTCTAATTTATGAAGCTTATAAAACATTTCCAAGCTTACAAACAAATTACGagtaaattatattcttaaatttattttcaatggaTATAAAggctcaaaattaaataattttgcaattcatccaatagaaagtaattttaataataacgtcGTGTGcctaattttataactttaagtaaaagaaaaaaaattctacgtgacattggcgaaattatctgtgctcatttggcactatttaaagccattaaccctgaagaaaaagaagaaaagaatGAAATAAGGAGATCTTTAaggaaaatatttgttttatagttttatgttatgttatgttttttatgaggtttaattttttacgattatttatatttatgttaaatgtattttataacagtATGTTAGTTACTCTCAACGACAATGTGTCATCGTAGGCCTGGCTATAACAATTAATGGCGGGTGAAACTGATGTTGGAATATTCAGATGGCATGAATAATGTGAAAATTGTTGTGCCCATCTGAATGAGCTTCGGACATCGCTTAAATGGTCTCTGTTTAGGTCGATGACTTCATATTATTGGATATCGATGGCTTGAGTTTAGATtggttttatagattttttttcttgcgTGACTAAATTAATTGTGGATTTTATTCAACTACGTAATTAAGACTCGATGATGTAAGATGatgtttaagtttttatttccgATCTCGATTTTTTTGGTTAAAATCTTGAAAATGTCGTTTTGATactaactttttttagtttaaaatacgATCGTAATAACAAAAGtgctaataacaaaattttaatgtaaggattttaatctttaatattGAGCTAATTGCAGTGGaataatatcattaaattaaacacGATGTTATCGAAACGTATTTACAATTAAAGCTcgtataatatagtaaataattacacttttggtatgtatttttaattgttccCTTAATTACGACTGCTCCGTTTCGAATTTTTATGAGACCAAAATGAATGGACCTTGTTTGATATGACACCAGGAAGTTGAAATTGAATAATGCTACGTAATTGTTACAAAATTCAGTTTTTGTAATACATTGAAAGGAAATAGCAGGCGTTACTTACCTTCAAgacattttactttttttttgcttgtaACCGATGTTTGTAGAATAATTTAAAGACTGCTATTTTAATGATGACTAGTATATATCCCAAAAATTCTAGagcattttaagtaaaatatacatacctacatcTAATGAGGTTATCAAGcatcataattaatttcaatttacttgTCATTatctttttgatttatttatttatactttagtgtacaccacaactacattttaaacaataaacacattaaaaaaaacatttacagactgtgaagtacaatcggcggacttatggctatttagccatttcttccagacaacacaatattttatatttatatatatatatattataatattattaaaatttatatttatatttattattttatataaggaGTTAACTCACTTTTGTGATAGTAGCGAGGCATTCATTAAGTTCAGATTAGATAACAGTGGCTTACGCAGTGCAATGCAGTTGACAGGAGATCGGCATCGGGCGCGCCTATCGATCCCATGCTAATTGGAGCCGTATACTGTGGAGAGCGACGCTGTATCGTCGTCGCATTCCACCATGACCAGACCGCCACCCGTCCAAAGAGATACAGTGAAATTTATTGcacaaacaatttatataattgacGTGCGACAAAAAAGCGAGAGTGCACACCCATCCGACTCAGAATTCAGACGGTAATTACATCACGTCACTGTTGTCGTCGGTGAATTTCATGAGTATTTCTATCAGGCAGATTAAATTTCGTCAGACATCGG is a window from the Melitaea cinxia chromosome 3, ilMelCinx1.1, whole genome shotgun sequence genome containing:
- the LOC123669717 gene encoding uncharacterized protein LOC123669717; protein product: MLYKNIITKRENSASVPGCDKLFHRGSKSTYSKFNTTDYVDSSKESNKYPRPQDAKPTEKPYVTDTAYAFTKNSSGQLMDKSNNDYGDDNDDENKSGQKFSAENNVDYGDNQTEVPNKNKNERVSQMKNDIDVESYEKLSEKLLLAKKKKKESILNESDYETGDDEINKNI
- the LOC123669325 gene encoding protein Wnt-6; translated protein: MRPVLIAACLLLLAPITDSWWASGSAVILDPRMVCKKNRRTRGRLAQICRNETGLLKEISRGVTLGATECAHQFRNRRWNCTTQRRSMRKILMRDTRETGFVNAITAAGVTYAITRACTAGSLLECSCQKEVPKPRRGRVAQIPQSPSSAQTDRWQWGGCSDNVRFGLQKSREFMDSRYKKKSDIKNLIKLHNHNAGRLAIKNNMRVECKCHGLSGSCTLRTCWWRMPTFREVGDRLRDRFEGAAKVISSNDGDSFMPESPNIKRPGKKDIIYSEESPDFCTANIKTGSLGTEGRQCNISSAGTDSCDQLCCRRGYIQTTIREAENCNCQFKWCCEVICETCYVKRDIQTCL